In one window of Undibacter mobilis DNA:
- a CDS encoding SAM-dependent methyltransferase, which translates to MDRLLRFLLKTFIRRGNFRVTTSRGTVLIFGDGSGPPVSVRFATRAAEWGILLDPELKLGESYMNGTFVVEEGSIADVLAIALGQDSEVPHWAKPQFLIRYLWRRIKQFNPRKRSRQNVAHHYDLDGRLYSLFLDADRQYSCAYFERPDQSLDDAQLAKKRHLAAKLRLSPDRKDLRILDIGCGWGGLGLYLAEYGNANVTGITLSQEQHAVANERAVERGLSARARFILQDYRDLNDSFDRIVSVGMFEHVGVNHFETYFNKAAELLKDDGVMVLHSIGRSEGPSVTNPWISKYIFPGGYIPSLSEVLPKIEKSGLLVTDIEILRLHYAETLKHWRERFLAHREEVERIYDRRFVRMWEFYLAASEMSFREQDMMVFQIQLTKRQDVVPITRDYIMREEQRLRVLEDRRQVPLRLAGE; encoded by the coding sequence ATGGACCGGTTGCTTCGTTTCTTACTGAAGACGTTTATCCGGCGCGGCAATTTCCGGGTCACCACGTCGCGCGGCACCGTCCTCATTTTCGGCGACGGCTCCGGGCCGCCGGTATCGGTGCGCTTTGCCACCCGTGCCGCCGAATGGGGCATCCTGCTCGACCCCGAGCTCAAGCTCGGCGAGTCCTACATGAACGGTACATTTGTCGTCGAGGAAGGCTCCATCGCCGATGTGCTGGCGATCGCGCTCGGCCAGGACAGCGAAGTGCCGCACTGGGCCAAGCCGCAGTTCCTGATCCGCTATCTCTGGCGCCGCATCAAGCAGTTCAACCCGCGCAAGCGCTCGCGGCAGAACGTCGCCCATCACTACGACCTCGACGGCCGGCTCTATTCCCTCTTCCTCGATGCCGACCGGCAATATAGCTGCGCCTATTTCGAGCGGCCGGACCAGTCGCTCGACGATGCGCAACTGGCCAAGAAGCGCCATCTGGCCGCCAAGCTGCGCCTCTCGCCCGACCGCAAGGACCTGCGCATTCTCGACATCGGCTGCGGCTGGGGCGGGCTCGGCCTCTATCTGGCCGAATACGGCAACGCCAATGTCACCGGCATCACCTTGTCGCAGGAACAGCACGCCGTCGCCAACGAGCGGGCCGTGGAACGCGGCCTGTCGGCGCGCGCCCGCTTCATCCTCCAGGACTACCGCGACCTGAACGACAGCTTCGACCGCATCGTCTCGGTCGGCATGTTCGAGCATGTTGGCGTCAATCACTTCGAGACTTACTTTAACAAAGCCGCCGAACTCCTGAAGGACGACGGCGTCATGGTGTTGCACTCGATCGGCCGTTCCGAGGGGCCGAGCGTCACCAATCCGTGGATTTCCAAATACATTTTCCCCGGCGGCTACATCCCGTCGCTGTCCGAGGTGCTGCCGAAGATCGAAAAATCCGGCCTGCTCGTCACCGATATCGAAATCCTGCGGCTGCACTACGCCGAAACCCTGAAGCACTGGCGCGAGCGTTTCCTCGCCCACCGCGAGGAAGTCGAGCGCATCTACGACCGACGCTTTGTCCGCATGTGGGAGTTCTACCTCGCCGCTTCCGAAATGTCGTTCCGCGAGCAGGATATGATGGTGTTCCAGATCCAGCTCACCAAACGGCAGGATGTGGTGCCGATCACCCGCGACTACATCATGCGCGAAGAACAGCGCCTGCGCGTGCTGGAAGACCGGCGTCAGGTGCCTTTGCGTCTGGCCGGCGAATAG
- a CDS encoding replicative DNA helicase gives MAPVESVLRKPVSAPLGKEPDPLYRTAPHNIEAEQALLGAILINNEAFYRVSDFLKPEHFFEPIHNQIYQIAGDLIRAGKVATPVTAKTFLDSSIVIGGLTLSQYLARLAAEATTIINAEDYGRTIYDLSIRRDLIKVGEDMVNVAYDAPVDFAPRAQIEDAERKLFELAEVGRYDGGFQRFGQALTTAVDMAAHAYQRDGKLSGIATGLADLDRMMGGLQPSDLIVLAGRPGMGKSSLATNVGYNIAKSYVGEVKPDGHMKAVNGGVVGFFSLEMSAEQLATRIIAEQTGIPSNQIRRGSIGEADFERIKDASIEMQNIPFFIDETGGLSIAQLSARARRLKRQRGLDLLIIDYLQLLTGSSKRSSENRVQEITEITTKLKALAKELQVPVIALSQLSRQVESREDKRPQLSDLRESGSIEQDADVVLFVYREEYYHVMRKPLESDREKFAAWMAEGDKVGGKAEVIIGKQRHGPTGTVELGFDGSITKFFTLAHSDHLPERME, from the coding sequence ATGGCCCCAGTCGAATCAGTCCTTCGCAAACCGGTCTCTGCCCCGCTCGGCAAAGAACCGGACCCGCTTTACCGCACCGCACCGCACAACATCGAGGCGGAGCAGGCGCTGCTGGGCGCGATCCTGATCAACAACGAAGCCTTCTACCGGGTCTCCGATTTTCTCAAGCCCGAACACTTCTTCGAGCCAATCCATAACCAGATCTACCAGATCGCCGGCGACCTGATCCGCGCCGGCAAGGTGGCGACCCCGGTTACCGCCAAGACCTTCCTCGATTCATCGATCGTCATCGGCGGCCTGACGCTGAGCCAGTACCTTGCCCGCCTCGCCGCCGAAGCGACCACCATCATCAACGCCGAGGATTACGGCCGCACCATCTACGACCTGTCGATCCGCCGCGACCTGATCAAGGTCGGCGAGGACATGGTCAACGTCGCCTACGATGCGCCGGTCGATTTCGCGCCGCGCGCCCAGATCGAGGACGCCGAACGCAAGCTGTTCGAACTCGCCGAAGTCGGCCGCTACGACGGCGGCTTCCAGCGTTTCGGTCAGGCGCTCACCACCGCCGTCGACATGGCCGCGCACGCCTATCAGCGCGACGGCAAACTGTCCGGCATCGCCACCGGCCTTGCCGATCTCGACCGCATGATGGGCGGCCTGCAACCGTCCGACTTGATCGTGCTTGCCGGCCGGCCCGGCATGGGCAAGTCGTCGCTCGCCACCAATGTCGGCTACAACATCGCCAAGTCCTATGTCGGCGAGGTCAAGCCCGACGGCCACATGAAGGCGGTGAACGGCGGCGTGGTCGGCTTCTTCTCGCTGGAAATGTCGGCCGAACAGCTCGCCACCCGTATCATCGCCGAGCAGACCGGCATTCCGTCGAACCAGATCCGCCGCGGCTCGATCGGCGAAGCCGATTTCGAGCGCATCAAGGATGCCTCGATCGAGATGCAGAACATCCCGTTCTTCATCGACGAGACCGGCGGCCTGTCGATCGCGCAACTGTCGGCACGGGCGCGGCGCCTCAAGCGCCAGCGCGGCCTCGATCTGCTGATCATCGACTATCTTCAGTTGCTCACCGGTTCGTCGAAGCGCTCGAGCGAGAACCGCGTGCAGGAAATCACCGAGATCACCACCAAGCTCAAGGCGCTCGCCAAGGAGCTTCAGGTGCCGGTGATCGCGCTGTCGCAGTTGTCGCGTCAGGTCGAGAGCCGCGAAGACAAGCGCCCGCAGTTGTCCGACTTGCGTGAATCGGGCTCGATCGAACAGGACGCCGACGTCGTGCTGTTCGTCTACCGCGAAGAATATTACCACGTCATGCGCAAGCCGCTGGAGAGCGACCGCGAGAAGTTCGCGGCCTGGATGGCGGAAGGCGACAAGGTCGGCGGCAAGGCCGAAGTCATCATCGGCAAGCAGCGTCACGGCCCGACCGGCACGGTCGAACTCGGCTTCGACGGCTCGATCACCAAGTTCTTCACCTTGGCGCACAGCGATCATCTGCCTGAGCGGATGGAGTAG